A region from the Hypericibacter adhaerens genome encodes:
- the sdhC gene encoding succinate dehydrogenase, cytochrome b556 subunit, with the protein MATQNRPLSPHLQVYRPQITSVLSILHRITGVALAVGSLLLVYWIIAAAVGPEAFATAQSLIGSVIGRLLLFGWTYALFFHLVNGIRHLFWDAGWGFELKTVSLTGWTAVVAALVLALIAWGLGYWQMDLP; encoded by the coding sequence ATGGCGACACAGAACCGGCCGCTTTCACCCCACCTCCAGGTCTATCGCCCGCAGATCACCTCGGTGCTGTCGATCCTGCACCGCATCACCGGCGTGGCGCTCGCGGTGGGCTCGCTGCTCCTGGTCTATTGGATCATCGCCGCGGCGGTCGGGCCCGAGGCCTTCGCGACCGCGCAGAGCCTGATCGGCTCCGTCATCGGCCGGCTCCTCCTGTTCGGCTGGACCTATGCCCTGTTCTTCCACTTGGTGAACGGCATCCGCCACCTCTTCTGGGATGCCGGCTGGGGCTTCGAGCTGAAGACCGTGTCGCTGACGGGCTGGACGGCGGTGGTGGCGGCCCTGGTGCTCGCGCTCATCGCCTGGGGTCTCGGCTATTGGCAGATGGATCTTCCCTGA